In Hoeflea ulvae, one genomic interval encodes:
- a CDS encoding BON domain-containing protein, with amino-acid sequence MVFKPREYFGDPADVERKRNAELEHAVASALAASGRIDATDVAVTVLPDACIVLSGWVNEEDEIRRCIETAMTVAGVHRVESKILARGKS; translated from the coding sequence ATGGTGTTCAAGCCACGCGAATATTTCGGGGATCCGGCTGACGTGGAACGCAAGCGCAATGCGGAGCTGGAACATGCCGTCGCGTCCGCGCTTGCAGCAAGCGGCAGAATCGACGCGACGGATGTCGCGGTGACTGTGCTGCCCGACGCCTGCATTGTGCTCAGCGGTTGGGTCAATGAAGAAGACGAAATCCGCAGGTGCATTGAAACCGCCATGACGGTTGCGGGTGTCCATCGCGTCGAAAGCAAGATCCTCGCGCGCGGCAAGAGCTGA